In bacterium, a single genomic region encodes these proteins:
- the hisH gene encoding imidazole glycerol phosphate synthase subunit HisH, with protein MIAIIDYGMGNLRSVSKALESVGAKTIVTNKPEDIKSADAVILPGVGAFYRGMENLKDKKLLPVISEAVKSKKPFLGICLGLQLLFTESEEHGISKGLGLIKGRVKKFSSGLKIPHMGWNQIRLKTEDQRPKTINLFKDIPDESYFYFVHSYYVEPEDKNTIIATTNYGENFVSAINKDNIWGVQFHPEKSSDLGLKILKNFVESIKK; from the coding sequence ATGATAGCAATAATTGACTACGGGATGGGAAATTTAAGAAGTGTTAGCAAAGCTCTGGAATCTGTCGGCGCAAAAACTATAGTCACAAATAAACCCGAAGACATAAAATCCGCCGATGCAGTAATCCTGCCAGGAGTTGGCGCATTTTACAGAGGCATGGAAAATCTAAAGGATAAAAAACTTTTGCCCGTTATATCCGAAGCTGTAAAAAGCAAAAAGCCCTTTTTGGGCATTTGCTTAGGATTACAACTCTTATTCACAGAAAGCGAAGAACACGGTATATCCAAAGGATTGGGGCTAATAAAAGGACGCGTTAAAAAATTCTCCTCCGGCTTAAAAATTCCACATATGGGATGGAACCAAATAAGACTAAAGACCGAAGACCAAAGACCAAAGACCATAAACTTATTTAAAGATATACCGGATGAAAGTTATTTTTACTTCGTGCATTCTTATTACGTAGAGCCTGAAGACAAAAACACTATTATTGCTACTACCAATTATGGCGAAAATTTTGTTTCGGCAATAAATAAAGATAATATATGGGGTGTCCAATTTCACCCCGAAAAAAGCTCGGATTTGGGATTAAAAATTTTAAAAAATTTCGTTGAATCAATAAAAAAATAA
- the guaA gene encoding glutamine-hydrolyzing GMP synthase, translating into MKKKTKAVIKEYVAILDFGSQYTQLIARRVRECKIYSEIFPYTVSLKKIIADKPKAIILSGGPATVTLSKSPTISKQIFELGIPVLGICYGMQLMAKLFDGKVKRSPNREYGNAKLNIAKSDKIFSGLSKNFTVWMSHGDQVLTLPKDFKAIAYSSNAKIAAIQNKTKKLYGVQFHPEVVHTPQGLKIIDNFLKKICGCSASWTISSFIKNSVKDIRKEVGNNRVICALSGGVDSSVLAILLHKAIGKRLSCVFVDNGLLRKNEAAQIVKKFKQQYKLNLIHVDASKRFIKELKGVIDPEEKRHIIGKEFIKVFEAEAKKSGKIKFLAQGTLYPDVVESQSVFGGPSATIKSHHNVGGLPKNMQFKLIEPFRSLFKDEVRKVGEELKLPENIIWRQPFPGPGLAVRIIGEITEERINILKEADSRIQDEIKAAGLYKEIWQSFGVLLPIKTVGVMGDERTYENVITIRAVTSQDGMTADWVKLPYELLGKISNRIINEVKGVNRVVYDISSKPPATIEWE; encoded by the coding sequence ATGAAAAAGAAAACGAAAGCTGTAATTAAAGAATATGTTGCGATTCTGGATTTTGGTTCGCAATACACGCAATTAATCGCTCGCAGAGTAAGAGAGTGTAAAATCTATTCCGAAATATTCCCATATACCGTCTCCCTTAAAAAAATTATCGCGGACAAACCCAAGGCTATCATTCTATCCGGCGGGCCGGCAACAGTTACCTTGAGCAAGAGTCCGACTATATCAAAGCAGATATTCGAACTTGGGATTCCCGTATTAGGCATATGCTACGGCATGCAACTTATGGCAAAATTATTTGACGGTAAAGTGAAGCGTTCTCCAAACCGCGAATATGGAAATGCAAAATTAAACATAGCAAAATCCGACAAAATTTTTAGCGGACTTAGCAAAAACTTCACCGTCTGGATGAGCCATGGGGACCAAGTACTGACTCTTCCCAAAGATTTCAAGGCAATCGCATACAGTTCAAACGCCAAAATAGCAGCAATACAGAATAAAACAAAAAAATTATACGGCGTCCAGTTTCATCCTGAGGTAGTCCATACTCCTCAAGGTTTAAAAATAATAGATAATTTCTTAAAGAAAATATGCGGATGTTCTGCCAGCTGGACAATAAGTTCATTTATTAAAAATTCCGTAAAAGATATAAGAAAAGAAGTGGGAAACAACCGCGTTATTTGCGCTTTAAGCGGCGGAGTAGATTCTTCCGTATTGGCAATTCTTCTGCATAAAGCAATAGGGAAGAGACTTTCATGTGTTTTTGTTGATAACGGCTTATTACGAAAAAATGAAGCGGCGCAAATTGTTAAAAAATTTAAACAGCAGTATAAACTAAATCTAATTCATGTCGATGCAAGTAAAAGATTTATAAAAGAATTAAAAGGTGTCATTGATCCTGAGGAAAAACGGCATATTATCGGTAAGGAATTCATAAAAGTATTTGAAGCCGAGGCAAAGAAATCAGGTAAAATAAAATTTTTGGCGCAAGGAACTCTTTATCCCGATGTAGTAGAATCTCAGTCCGTATTTGGAGGGCCTTCTGCCACAATAAAATCACACCATAATGTCGGAGGACTGCCCAAGAATATGCAATTTAAACTTATTGAACCATTCAGATCCTTATTCAAAGACGAAGTAAGAAAAGTCGGAGAAGAACTAAAACTTCCAGAAAACATAATATGGAGGCAACCTTTTCCCGGACCCGGATTGGCGGTAAGAATAATAGGAGAAATAACCGAAGAAAGAATAAATATCTTAAAAGAAGCTGATTCAAGAATTCAGGATGAAATAAAAGCCGCAGGTCTTTATAAAGAAATCTGGCAATCTTTCGGAGTCCTTCTTCCGATTAAAACAGTCGGGGTTATGGGGGACGAACGAACTTATGAAAATGTTATTACTATAAGAGCCGTAACAAGTCAGGACGGCATGACTGCAGATTGGGTAAAATTGCCGTATGAATTACTGGGTAAAATTTCCAACAGAATAATTAATGAAGTTAAAGGTGTAAACAGAGTGGTTTATGATATTTCAAGTAAACCGCCGGCAACAATTGAATGGGAATAA
- the hisF gene encoding imidazole glycerol phosphate synthase subunit HisF, protein MEKETKFLTGLAKRIIPCLDVKGGRVVKGIKFREHRDAGDPVELAFFYNKEGADELVFYDITASSDERSIMLDVVRRTANQLFIPLTVGGGLRTVDDMNQMLKAGADKISINTAAVMNPKLISEGAQRFGSQCIVLGMDAKRIPDSNPVRWIIHTHTGADGGHSAGLDAIDWAKQAVELGAGEIVVNSIDADGTKKGYDLELLRAISENVSVPVVASGGAGNLDHLAEALTKGKADAVLAASIFHYGEYSIKEAKEYLKKKGILVRI, encoded by the coding sequence ATGGAAAAAGAAACTAAATTTCTAACAGGGTTAGCAAAAAGAATAATACCCTGCTTAGACGTAAAAGGCGGACGTGTTGTAAAAGGCATTAAGTTCCGTGAACACCGTGACGCCGGCGATCCTGTAGAACTTGCCTTTTTTTATAATAAAGAGGGTGCTGATGAGCTGGTATTCTACGACATTACAGCATCCAGTGATGAGCGTTCCATAATGCTTGATGTGGTTCGGCGAACAGCTAACCAGCTTTTTATACCCCTTACCGTAGGTGGCGGTCTGCGTACTGTGGATGACATGAACCAAATGCTGAAAGCCGGAGCGGACAAAATATCTATTAATACCGCAGCAGTAATGAACCCCAAATTGATATCAGAGGGCGCGCAACGCTTCGGCAGTCAATGCATAGTGCTTGGAATGGATGCCAAGCGTATCCCCGATTCAAATCCAGTTCGCTGGATTATTCACACTCATACAGGCGCGGACGGAGGACATTCCGCAGGTCTGGATGCAATAGACTGGGCAAAACAGGCAGTGGAACTGGGAGCGGGCGAGATTGTGGTAAACAGTATTGATGCCGATGGCACTAAAAAGGGATATGACCTGGAGTTGCTACGCGCTATTTCAGAAAATGTTTCAGTCCCTGTAGTTGCCAGCGGCGGAGCAGGTAATTTAGACCATCTTGCCGAAGCCCTGACTAAAGGCAAAGCCGATGCAGTCCTCGCCGCTTCAATCTTTCATTATGGCGAATATTCAATTAAAGAAGCAAAAGAATATCTTAAAAAGAAGGGAATTCTTGTAAGAATATAA